In the genome of Meles meles chromosome 4, mMelMel3.1 paternal haplotype, whole genome shotgun sequence, one region contains:
- the LOC123940638 gene encoding carbonyl reductase [NADPH] 1: protein MSSANRVALVTGSNKGIGFAIVRDLCRQFSGDVVLTAREEARGRAAVQQLQAEGLSPRFHLLDIDDLQSIRALRDFVRKEYGGLDVLVNNAGIAFKTNDPTPFHIQAEVTMKTNFFGTRDVCTELLPLMRPQGRVVNVSSMVSLRALKNCSPELQRKFRSETITEEELVGLMNKFVEDTKKGVHRKEGWPDTAYGVTKIGVTVLSRIHARNLSKHRKGDKILLNACCPGWVRTDMAGPKATKSPEEGAETPVYLALLPSDAEGPHGAFVTEKKVEQW from the exons ATGTCGTCAGCCAACCGAGTGGCGCTGGTGACCGGGTCCAACAAGGGCATCGGCTTCGCCATCGTGCGTGACCTGTGCCGGCAGTTCTCCGGGGACGTGGTGCTCACCGCGCGAGAGGAGGCGCGGGGTCGCGCCGCCGTGCAGCAGCTGCAGGCGGAGGGCCTGAGTCCCCGCTTCCACCTGCTGGACATCGACGACCTGCAGAGCATCCGCGCCCTGCGCGACTTCGTGCGCAAGGAGTACGGGGGCCTGGACGTGCTGGTCAACAACGCGGGCATTGCTTTCAAGA CTAATGATCCCACACCGTTTCATATTCAAGCAGAAGTGACCATGAAAACAAACTTCTTTGGTACCCGAGATGTGTGCACAGAACTCCTGCCTCTGATGAGACCCCAAG GCAGAGTGGTGAACGTGTCCAGCATGGTGAGTCTGCGGGCTCTGAAAAACTGCAGCCCAGAGCTGCAGCGGAAGTTTAGAAGTGAGACCATCACAGAGGAGGAGCTGGTGGGGCTCATGAATAAGTTCGTGGAAGACACGAAGAAAGGTGTGCACAGGAAGGAGGGCTGGCCTGATACTGCCTATGGAGTGACAAAAATCGGCGTCACGGTCCTCTCCAGAATCCATGCCAGGAACCTGAGTAAGCATAGGAAAGGGGACAAGATCCTCCTGAACGCCTGCTGCCCTGGGTGGGTGAGAACAGACATGGCAGGACCTAAAGCCACTAAAAGCCCAGAAGAAGGAGCAGAGACCCCTGTCTACTTGGCCCTTCTGCCCTCAGATGCTGAGGGGCCTCATGGGGCGTTTGTTACAGAGAAGAAAGTTGAACAATGGTGA